A single window of Cryptococcus depauperatus CBS 7841 chromosome 2, complete sequence DNA harbors:
- a CDS encoding Grx4 family monothiol glutaredoxin, whose translation MYFARFGLKTLRSLPPSQVARLANNIAQKRFLSEEARKLINNAVHSNPLVVFMKGTPEAPQCGFSRAVCQILDVQGVPRENLKTYNCLEDQELREGIKEYSEWPTIPQVYVKGEFVGGCDILLSMHQSGELEELLIKEGLAPPLPENPENKS comes from the exons ATGTATTTTGCTAGATTTGGCCTAAAAACTCTT CGATCACTTCCACCATCTCAGGTTGCCCGATTGGCAAATAACATTGCCCAGAAACGATTCCTCTCTGAAGAAGCCAGAaagctcatcaacaat GCTGTCCACAGCAATCCACTTGTTGTCTTTATGAAGGGTACACCCGAGGCCCCTCAATGCGGTTTCTCAAGGGCTGTCTGCCAGATTCTTGATGTTCAG GGTGTTCCGAGGGAGAACCTAAAGACTTACAATTGTCTTGAAGACCAGGAGCTTAGAGAAGGCATTAAGGAGTACAG TGAGTGGCCAACCATTCCTCAAGTCTATGTCAAAGGCGAGTTTGTGGGTGGATGCGATATTCTCTTGTCAA TGCACCAAAGCGGCGAGCTTGAAGAGTTGTTAATCAAAGAGGGTCTtgctcctcctcttccGGAGAATCCTGAGAACAAATCTTAG